One Bacillus amyloliquefaciens DSM 7 = ATCC 23350 DNA window includes the following coding sequences:
- the purK gene encoding 5-(carboxyamino)imidazole ribonucleotide synthase, with translation MRQNKRCWKAVISLSDKKTIFPGAVIGIIGGGQLGKMMAVAAKQMGYKVAVVDPVKDSPCGQIADIEITAQYNDREAIQKLAGVSDIITYEFENIDYEALNWLKEHAYLPQGSELLLITQNRETEKKAIQSAGCQVAPYRIVNSRRELEEAVQSLGLPAVLKTCRGGYDGKGQFVIKEKGQTDEAAALLENGACILESWVSFRMELSVIVTRSVHGEISTFPAAENIHHHNILFQSIVPARAEETVQKRAEALAVQLAEKLELVGPLAVEMFVTEDGDLLINELAPRPHNSGHYTLDLCETSQFEQHIRAVCGLPLGRTDLLKPGMMVNLLGDEVKLAEEHPELLKEAKLYLYGKHEIKKGRKMGHMTFLREPDEKWIQDITNIWMKRDGGRA, from the coding sequence ATGCGACAAAACAAACGGTGCTGGAAAGCAGTGATCAGCTTGTCTGATAAAAAAACGATTTTTCCCGGCGCCGTCATCGGCATTATCGGAGGCGGACAGCTCGGAAAAATGATGGCTGTCGCCGCAAAACAGATGGGGTATAAAGTCGCAGTCGTCGATCCCGTAAAAGACTCGCCATGCGGACAGATCGCCGATATTGAGATTACCGCCCAGTACAATGACCGTGAAGCGATTCAAAAATTGGCCGGTGTCAGTGACATCATTACCTACGAATTTGAAAATATTGATTACGAGGCGCTCAACTGGCTCAAAGAACATGCATATCTTCCCCAGGGAAGCGAGCTGCTGCTCATCACCCAAAACAGGGAAACGGAAAAAAAGGCGATCCAGTCAGCTGGATGTCAGGTCGCTCCTTATCGGATCGTAAACAGCAGACGGGAGCTTGAGGAAGCCGTTCAGTCATTGGGACTTCCGGCGGTGCTGAAAACATGCCGGGGCGGATATGACGGCAAAGGCCAATTTGTCATTAAGGAAAAAGGACAGACAGATGAAGCGGCCGCACTGTTAGAAAACGGCGCGTGCATACTTGAAAGCTGGGTGTCATTCCGAATGGAGCTTTCCGTTATCGTGACGAGATCGGTGCACGGAGAGATTTCAACCTTTCCAGCTGCTGAAAATATCCACCACCATAATATCCTGTTCCAAAGCATCGTGCCCGCGAGAGCGGAGGAAACGGTTCAAAAGCGGGCAGAGGCGCTTGCCGTTCAGCTCGCGGAGAAACTGGAGCTCGTCGGACCGCTTGCGGTGGAAATGTTCGTCACGGAAGACGGAGACCTTTTGATTAATGAATTGGCGCCCCGTCCTCACAATTCAGGGCATTATACGCTCGATCTTTGTGAAACGAGCCAGTTCGAACAGCACATCAGAGCGGTCTGCGGACTTCCTCTCGGCAGAACCGATCTGCTCAAACCGGGGATGATGGTGAATCTTCTCGGTGATGAAGTGAAGCTGGCGGAGGAGCATCCGGAGCTTTTGAAGGAAGCCAAACTGTACCTGTACGGAAAACATGAGATTAAAAAAGGCCGCAAAATGGGGCATATGACATTTTTGCGGGAGCCTGATGAAAAATGGATTCAGGACATCACGAACATATGGATGAAAAGAGACGGAGGACGAGCATAA
- the purB gene encoding adenylosuccinate lyase, with protein sequence MIERYSRPEMSAIWTDENRYQAWLEVEILACEAWAELGVIPKEDVKVMRENASFDINRILEIEQDTRHDVVAFTRAVSESLGEERKWVHYGLTSTDVVDTALSYLLKQANEILLKDIERFVDIIKEKAKEHKYTVMMGRTHGVHAEPTTFGLKLALWHEEMKRNLERFKQAKEGIEVGKLSGAVGTYANIDPFVEQYVCEKLGLKAAPISTQTLQRDRHADYMAALALIATSIEKFAVEIRGLQKSETREVEEFFAKGQKGSSAMPHKRNPIGSENMTGMARVIRGYMLTAYENVPLWHERDISHSSAERIILPDATTALNFMLNRFSNIVKNLTVFPENMKRNMDRTLGLIYSQRVLLALIDTGLPREEAYDTVQPKAMEAWEKQVPFRQLVEAEEKITSRLTPEQIADCFDYNYHLKNVDLIFDRLGL encoded by the coding sequence ATGATCGAACGTTATTCAAGACCTGAAATGTCCGCGATCTGGACGGACGAAAACAGATACCAGGCATGGCTGGAAGTTGAGATTTTAGCCTGTGAAGCCTGGGCTGAACTTGGCGTCATTCCGAAAGAAGACGTCAAAGTCATGCGCGAAAACGCGTCTTTCGACATTAACCGCATTTTGGAAATCGAGCAGGATACGCGCCATGACGTCGTGGCATTCACACGCGCGGTTTCAGAATCGTTAGGCGAAGAAAGAAAATGGGTTCACTACGGCCTGACGTCAACAGATGTCGTGGATACCGCTCTTTCCTATCTATTAAAACAGGCGAATGAGATTTTACTCAAGGACATTGAGAGATTTGTTGACATTATAAAAGAAAAAGCGAAAGAACATAAATACACGGTCATGATGGGCCGCACGCACGGCGTACACGCAGAACCGACGACATTTGGCCTGAAGCTCGCGCTTTGGCACGAAGAAATGAAACGCAACCTTGAACGTTTCAAGCAGGCAAAAGAAGGAATCGAAGTCGGGAAGCTTTCCGGCGCGGTCGGCACATATGCAAATATTGATCCGTTCGTAGAGCAGTATGTCTGTGAAAAACTTGGCCTGAAAGCGGCGCCGATCTCCACTCAGACATTACAGCGCGACCGTCATGCGGATTACATGGCTGCACTTGCCCTGATCGCGACGAGCATTGAAAAATTCGCAGTGGAAATCCGCGGTCTGCAAAAGAGTGAAACACGGGAAGTGGAAGAATTTTTTGCAAAAGGACAAAAAGGCTCATCGGCTATGCCTCATAAACGGAATCCGATCGGGTCTGAAAATATGACGGGCATGGCGCGCGTGATCCGCGGCTATATGCTGACGGCGTACGAAAATGTTCCGTTATGGCATGAGCGTGATATTTCTCACTCATCAGCTGAGCGCATCATTCTTCCTGACGCGACAACCGCGCTGAATTTCATGCTGAACCGTTTCAGCAATATCGTCAAAAACTTAACGGTATTCCCGGAAAATATGAAACGCAACATGGACCGCACACTGGGTTTAATCTATTCTCAGCGCGTGCTGCTCGCTTTAATTGACACGGGTCTGCCACGTGAAGAAGCATATGACACGGTTCAGCCGAAAGCGATGGAAGCGTGGGAAAAACAAGTGCCGTTCCGTCAGCTTGTCGAAGCGGAGGAAAAAATCACGTCCCGTCTTACACCGGAACAGATTGCCGATTGCTTTGACTACAATTATCATTTGAAGAACGTCGACTTGATCTTTGATCGTTTAGGTTTATAG
- the purC gene encoding phosphoribosylaminoimidazolesuccinocarboxamide synthase: MNIAKNNLLYEGKAKRIYQTEDEQILRVVYKDSATAFNGEKKAEITGKGRLNNEISSLIFKHLHAKGIDNHFVERVSESEQLIKKVSIIPLEVVVRNIAAGGMSKRLGIPEGTELPQPIIEFYYKDDALGDPLITEDHIWLLKAASSEQVETIKSITRQVNKELQHIFEDCGVRLIDFKLEFGLDAEGRVLLADEISPDTCRLWDKDTNEKLDKDLFRRNLGSLTDAYEEIFKRLGGNS; encoded by the coding sequence GTGAATATTGCGAAAAATAATCTTCTTTATGAAGGAAAAGCGAAACGAATTTATCAAACTGAAGACGAACAGATTCTCCGTGTGGTCTACAAGGATTCCGCAACAGCCTTTAACGGCGAGAAAAAAGCGGAGATCACTGGAAAGGGACGTCTGAACAATGAAATTTCAAGCCTGATCTTCAAACATCTGCACGCCAAAGGAATTGACAACCATTTTGTGGAGCGTGTTTCAGAATCAGAGCAGCTTATCAAAAAAGTAAGCATCATACCGCTTGAAGTCGTGGTCAGAAACATTGCCGCCGGGGGCATGTCGAAACGCCTCGGTATCCCGGAAGGAACAGAGCTTCCGCAGCCGATTATCGAATTTTACTATAAAGATGACGCACTCGGTGATCCGCTCATAACCGAAGATCATATCTGGCTGTTAAAAGCGGCTTCATCCGAACAGGTGGAAACGATCAAATCAATTACAAGACAGGTGAATAAAGAGCTGCAGCATATTTTTGAAGACTGCGGTGTCAGATTAATAGATTTCAAGCTGGAATTCGGCTTAGACGCAGAGGGACGGGTGCTTTTAGCGGATGAGATTTCTCCTGACACGTGCCGGCTGTGGGACAAAGACACGAACGAAAAGCTCGATAAAGATTTGTTCAGACGGAACCTGGGAAGCTTAACCGACGCATATGAAGAGATTTTCAAAAGACTGGGAGGCAATTCATAA
- the purS gene encoding phosphoribosylformylglycinamidine synthase subunit PurS, producing MYKVKVYVSLKESVLDPQGNAVQHALHSMTYNEVQDVRIGKYMELTLEKSDRDLDELVKEMCEKLLANTVIEDYRYEVEEVVAQ from the coding sequence ATGTATAAAGTGAAAGTTTATGTCAGCTTAAAAGAAAGTGTGCTTGATCCTCAAGGAAACGCGGTGCAGCATGCATTGCACAGTATGACCTACAATGAAGTGCAGGATGTGCGCATCGGAAAATACATGGAGCTGACGCTGGAAAAATCAGACCGCGATCTTGATGAACTCGTTAAAGAAATGTGTGAGAAGCTCCTTGCCAATACAGTCATTGAAGACTACCGATATGAAGTTGAGGAGGTTGTCGCACAGTGA
- the purQ gene encoding phosphoribosylformylglycinamidine synthase subunit PurQ gives MKFAVIVLPGSNCDIDMYHAVKDELGEEVEYVWHEETSLDGFDGVLIPGGFSYGDYLRCGAIARFANIMPAVKRAAAEGKPVLGVCNGFQILQELGLLPGAMRRNKDLKFICRPVELIVQNGETMFTSSYKEGQSITIPVAHGEGNFYCDDETLERLKENNQIAFTYGGDINGSVSGIAGVVNEKGNVLGMMPHPERAVDDLLGSADGLTLFQSIVKNWRETHVATA, from the coding sequence GTGAAATTTGCGGTGATTGTGTTACCCGGCTCTAACTGCGATATTGATATGTATCACGCCGTAAAGGACGAACTTGGCGAAGAAGTCGAGTATGTCTGGCACGAGGAAACAAGCCTTGACGGGTTTGACGGCGTGCTCATCCCCGGCGGCTTTTCTTACGGCGACTACCTGAGATGCGGCGCCATCGCCAGATTCGCCAACATCATGCCGGCCGTGAAAAGAGCGGCTGCTGAAGGAAAACCGGTTCTCGGCGTCTGCAACGGATTCCAGATTCTGCAGGAGCTCGGACTGCTGCCCGGCGCCATGAGACGCAATAAAGATTTAAAATTCATTTGCCGCCCGGTTGAATTAATCGTGCAGAACGGCGAAACAATGTTCACTTCTTCCTACAAAGAGGGACAATCGATTACGATTCCCGTTGCCCACGGCGAAGGCAATTTCTACTGTGATGACGAAACGCTTGAAAGATTAAAAGAAAACAATCAAATCGCTTTCACATACGGCGGCGATATTAACGGAAGCGTCAGCGGCATTGCCGGCGTCGTGAATGAGAAAGGCAACGTATTAGGCATGATGCCTCACCCGGAGCGCGCGGTCGATGACCTGCTCGGCAGCGCAGACGGTCTTACATTGTTCCAGTCTATCGTGAAAAATTGGAGGGAAACTCATGTCGCTACTGCTTGA
- the purL gene encoding phosphoribosylformylglycinamidine synthase subunit PurL, with translation MSLLLEPSKEQIKEEKLYQQMGVSDDEFALIESIIGRLPNYTEIGIFSVMWSEHCSYKNSKPILRKFPTTGERVLQGPGEGAGIVDIGDNQAVVFKIESHNHPSALEPYQGAATGVGGIIRDVFSMGARPIAVLNSLRFGELTSPRVKYLFEEVVAGIAGYGNCIGIPTVGGEVQFDASYEGNPLVNAMCVGLIDHKDIKKGQAKGVGNTVMYVGAKTGRDGIHGATFASEEMSDSSEEKRSAVQVGDPFMEKLLLEACLEVIQCDALVGIQDMGAAGLTSSSAEMASKAGSGIEMNLDLIPQRETGMTAYEMMLSESQERMLLVIERGREQEIVDIFNKYDLEAVSVGHVTDDKMLRLRHNGEVVCELPADALAEEAPVYHKPSAEPAYYREFQETEVPAPEVKDATETLFALLQQPTIASKEWVYDQYDYMVRTNTVVAPGSDAGVLRIRGTKKALAMTTDCNARYLYLDPEEGGKIAVAEAARNIVCSGAEPLAVTDNLNFGNPEKPEIFWQIEKAADGISEACNVLSTPVIGGNVSLYNESNGTAIYPTPVIGMVGLIEDTAHITTQHVKAAGDLIYVIGETKPEYAGSELQKMTEGKIYGKAPEIDLDVEKARQTSLLDAIKQGLVQSAHDVSEGGLAVAIAESVMTTDGLGANITAFNEAALLFSESQSRFVVSVKEENKAAFEAAAADAIHIGEVTGDGQLTIRSQEGQQLVHAQTKELERAWKGAIPCLLKSKA, from the coding sequence ATGTCGCTACTGCTTGAACCAAGTAAAGAACAAATAAAAGAAGAGAAACTCTATCAGCAAATGGGTGTCAGTGATGACGAGTTCGCACTCATTGAATCTATTATCGGAAGATTGCCAAACTACACGGAAATCGGGATTTTTTCCGTGATGTGGTCAGAGCACTGCAGCTATAAAAATTCTAAGCCGATTTTACGCAAATTCCCGACAACCGGCGAACGCGTGCTGCAAGGTCCCGGAGAAGGCGCGGGGATCGTTGACATCGGTGACAATCAGGCGGTTGTGTTCAAAATTGAATCGCATAACCACCCGTCAGCGCTTGAGCCGTACCAGGGTGCTGCGACGGGAGTGGGCGGCATCATCCGTGACGTTTTCTCAATGGGCGCCCGTCCGATAGCTGTATTAAACTCTCTTCGATTTGGTGAACTCACTTCACCGCGTGTGAAGTACTTGTTTGAAGAAGTAGTGGCGGGAATCGCGGGATACGGAAACTGTATCGGCATTCCGACGGTCGGCGGGGAAGTTCAGTTTGACGCAAGCTATGAGGGCAATCCGCTTGTCAATGCCATGTGCGTCGGCCTAATTGATCATAAGGATATTAAAAAAGGCCAGGCGAAAGGCGTCGGCAACACGGTTATGTACGTCGGCGCTAAGACGGGACGCGACGGCATTCACGGCGCTACTTTCGCATCTGAAGAAATGTCAGATTCATCTGAAGAAAAACGCTCAGCAGTGCAGGTCGGCGATCCTTTCATGGAAAAGCTTCTTCTTGAAGCCTGCCTGGAAGTCATCCAGTGTGACGCGTTAGTCGGCATTCAGGATATGGGAGCGGCCGGTCTGACAAGTTCAAGCGCTGAAATGGCAAGCAAAGCCGGTTCCGGCATTGAAATGAACCTTGATCTCATTCCGCAGCGGGAAACGGGTATGACCGCTTACGAAATGATGCTTTCCGAGTCTCAGGAACGCATGCTTCTCGTCATTGAACGCGGACGTGAACAGGAAATTGTCGATATTTTTAATAAATATGATCTTGAAGCGGTTTCCGTGGGTCATGTCACGGATGATAAAATGCTCCGCCTCCGCCATAACGGAGAGGTTGTTTGCGAGCTTCCGGCCGACGCGCTGGCGGAAGAAGCCCCTGTATATCATAAGCCGTCAGCAGAACCCGCGTACTACCGCGAGTTTCAGGAAACTGAAGTTCCCGCGCCTGAAGTAAAAGACGCGACAGAGACGCTTTTTGCCCTGCTGCAGCAGCCGACAATTGCGAGCAAAGAGTGGGTGTACGATCAATATGATTACATGGTGCGCACGAACACGGTGGTGGCTCCGGGCTCTGACGCGGGAGTGCTCAGAATCCGCGGTACGAAAAAAGCGCTGGCAATGACGACGGATTGCAACGCCCGCTATTTGTATCTCGATCCTGAAGAAGGCGGAAAAATCGCCGTTGCCGAAGCGGCGCGCAACATCGTTTGCTCCGGTGCCGAGCCGCTTGCGGTCACGGATAATCTGAATTTCGGAAACCCGGAAAAACCTGAAATTTTCTGGCAGATCGAAAAAGCGGCCGACGGCATCAGCGAGGCGTGCAATGTTCTCAGCACACCTGTCATCGGCGGAAACGTATCACTTTATAATGAATCGAACGGCACGGCCATCTATCCGACGCCGGTCATCGGTATGGTCGGGTTAATCGAAGATACGGCTCATATTACGACACAGCATGTCAAAGCGGCGGGGGACTTGATTTACGTCATCGGTGAAACGAAGCCTGAGTATGCAGGAAGTGAACTTCAGAAAATGACTGAAGGGAAAATCTATGGCAAAGCGCCCGAAATTGATCTTGACGTTGAAAAAGCCCGCCAAACATCGCTTCTGGACGCCATTAAACAAGGTCTGGTCCAATCTGCGCATGACGTGTCAGAAGGCGGCTTGGCTGTGGCGATTGCAGAAAGCGTCATGACGACAGACGGACTCGGCGCAAACATCACGGCATTTAATGAAGCAGCTCTTTTGTTCAGTGAGTCTCAATCCCGCTTCGTCGTTTCCGTAAAGGAAGAAAACAAGGCGGCGTTTGAAGCGGCTGCGGCAGATGCCATTCATATCGGTGAAGTGACAGGGGACGGACAGTTGACGATCCGAAGCCAAGAAGGACAACAATTGGTTCACGCGCAAACGAAAGAACTTGAGCGCGCGTGGAAAGGAGCTATTCCATGCTTGCTGAAATCAAAGGCCTGA
- the purF gene encoding amidophosphoribosyltransferase, translated as MLAEIKGLNEECGVFGIWGHEEAPQITYYGLHSLQHRGQEGAGIVATDGQKLTAHKGQGLITEVFQNGELSKVKGKGAIGHVRYATAGGGGYENVQPLLFRSQNNGSLALAHNGNLVNATQLKQQLENQGSIFQTSSDTEVLAHLIKRSGHFSLKDQIKNSLSMLKGAYAFLIMTETEMIVALDPNGLRPLSLGMLGDAYVVASETCAFDVVGATYLRDVEPGEMLIINDEGLKSERFSMNINRSICSMEYIYFSRPDSNIDGINVHSARKSLGKMLAQESAIEADVVTGVPDSSISAAIGYAEATGIPYELGLIKNRYVGRTFIQPSQALREQGVRMKLSAVRGVVEGKRVVMVDDSIVRGTTSRRIVTMLREAGATEVHVKISSPPIAHPCFYGIDTSTHEELIASSHSVEEIRQIIGADTLSFLSVDGLLKGVGRKFEDTNCGQCLACFTGKYPTEIYQDTVLPHVKEAVLTK; from the coding sequence ATGCTTGCTGAAATCAAAGGCCTGAATGAAGAATGCGGTGTGTTTGGCATCTGGGGGCATGAAGAGGCTCCGCAGATTACGTATTACGGCCTGCACAGCCTGCAGCACAGAGGGCAGGAGGGCGCCGGCATCGTGGCGACCGACGGCCAAAAACTGACGGCTCATAAAGGGCAGGGGCTTATTACCGAAGTTTTTCAAAACGGCGAACTGAGCAAAGTGAAAGGCAAAGGCGCGATCGGTCACGTCCGCTATGCGACGGCCGGCGGCGGCGGATATGAAAATGTCCAGCCGCTCCTGTTCCGTTCGCAAAACAACGGCAGTCTCGCGCTCGCCCATAACGGCAACCTGGTCAATGCCACACAATTGAAGCAGCAGCTGGAAAACCAAGGGAGCATCTTTCAGACTTCCTCCGATACGGAAGTGCTGGCTCACCTGATTAAACGCAGCGGCCACTTTTCACTGAAGGATCAGATCAAAAATTCGCTATCCATGCTGAAAGGCGCTTACGCCTTTTTAATCATGACAGAAACAGAAATGATTGTAGCGCTTGACCCGAACGGACTCAGACCGCTTTCACTCGGCATGCTCGGTGACGCTTACGTCGTCGCATCAGAAACATGCGCATTTGATGTGGTCGGCGCGACGTACCTTCGCGACGTAGAACCGGGCGAAATGCTTATCATAAACGATGAAGGCTTGAAATCAGAGCGTTTCTCCATGAATATCAACCGTTCTATCTGCAGCATGGAGTATATCTATTTTTCTCGTCCGGACAGCAATATCGACGGTATTAACGTGCACAGCGCCCGGAAAAGCCTCGGGAAAATGCTTGCTCAAGAGTCCGCGATTGAAGCGGATGTCGTCACAGGCGTGCCTGATTCTAGTATTTCCGCAGCTATCGGCTATGCCGAGGCAACGGGCATTCCGTACGAACTCGGTCTTATTAAAAACCGTTACGTCGGCAGAACGTTTATCCAGCCGTCTCAAGCTCTTCGTGAGCAAGGAGTAAGAATGAAGCTGTCAGCCGTCCGCGGTGTTGTTGAAGGAAAACGGGTCGTCATGGTTGATGATTCCATCGTGCGCGGGACGACAAGCCGCCGTATTGTCACAATGCTCCGAGAAGCGGGAGCGACAGAGGTGCATGTAAAGATCAGTTCGCCTCCGATCGCCCATCCTTGCTTCTACGGCATCGACACATCGACCCATGAGGAGCTGATTGCTTCCTCACATTCAGTCGAAGAAATCCGCCAGATTATCGGCGCCGACACGCTTTCTTTCTTAAGTGTAGACGGATTGTTAAAAGGAGTCGGCCGGAAATTTGAAGACACCAATTGCGGACAATGCCTCGCTTGTTTTACGGGCAAATATCCGACGGAAATTTATCAGGATACAGTGCTTCCTCACGTAAAAGAAGCAGTGCTGACAAAATAA
- the purM gene encoding phosphoribosylformylglycinamidine cyclo-ligase, whose product MSDAYKNAGVDIEAGYEAVKRMKKHVERTKRLGVMGSLGGFGGMFDLSELPYQKPVLISGTDGVGTKLKLAFSMDKHDTIGVDAVAMCVNDVLAQGAEPLFFLDYLAVGKADPVKIEQIVQGVADGCEQSGSALIGGETAEMPGLYTADEYDIAGFSVGVAEKDEIVTGEHIEEGHLLIGLTSSGLHSNGFSLVRKVLLDDGGLDLDTVYEPFARPLGEELLEPTRIYVKPVLEAVKSGKVDGMAHVTGGGFIENIPRMLPDGLSAEIDHGSWPIPPIFPFLQEHGKLKEEEMFNVFNMGIGFVLAVKEENLTDVIDTLEAQGEKAYLIGRVKHGEGISFGGAALS is encoded by the coding sequence ATGTCTGATGCTTATAAAAATGCCGGAGTTGACATCGAAGCCGGATATGAAGCCGTCAAACGAATGAAAAAACACGTGGAGCGCACGAAAAGGCTCGGAGTTATGGGAAGCTTGGGCGGTTTTGGCGGAATGTTTGATCTGTCAGAGCTCCCGTATCAAAAGCCTGTTTTAATTTCCGGAACAGACGGTGTCGGCACCAAGCTGAAACTCGCTTTTTCAATGGATAAGCATGACACGATCGGCGTCGATGCGGTGGCCATGTGTGTAAATGATGTGCTCGCCCAAGGAGCGGAGCCGCTGTTTTTCCTTGATTATTTAGCAGTCGGCAAGGCCGATCCGGTAAAAATCGAGCAGATCGTTCAGGGCGTGGCAGATGGCTGCGAGCAGTCAGGATCAGCGCTTATCGGCGGTGAGACGGCGGAAATGCCGGGGCTCTATACGGCTGATGAATACGATATTGCCGGCTTTTCAGTCGGTGTCGCGGAAAAAGACGAAATCGTCACCGGTGAACATATCGAGGAAGGGCATCTCTTAATCGGACTTACTTCAAGCGGCCTTCACAGCAACGGATTTTCCCTTGTGAGAAAGGTGCTTCTTGATGACGGCGGACTTGATTTGGATACTGTCTATGAACCCTTTGCGCGGCCGCTCGGAGAAGAATTGCTGGAACCGACGAGAATATATGTGAAGCCGGTGCTTGAAGCGGTAAAAAGCGGTAAGGTGGACGGCATGGCGCATGTGACAGGCGGAGGATTCATCGAGAACATTCCGCGGATGCTGCCGGACGGATTGAGCGCGGAAATTGATCACGGGTCATGGCCGATCCCGCCGATTTTTCCGTTTTTGCAGGAGCACGGCAAGCTGAAAGAAGAAGAAATGTTTAACGTCTTTAACATGGGCATCGGTTTTGTCCTTGCCGTTAAAGAAGAAAACCTGACAGACGTCATCGACACTCTTGAAGCACAGGGCGAGAAGGCTTATTTGATCGGGCGGGTCAAGCACGGCGAAGGCATTTCTTTCGGCGGTGCGGCTCTTTCATGA
- the purN gene encoding phosphoribosylglycinamide formyltransferase, which yields MKKFAVFASGNGSNFEAIAKRMREEKWDAELSLLVTDKPQAKAVERAEALHIPSFAFEPSAFENKAAFERAIIEQLRLHGVELIVLAGYMRLIGDTLLEAYGGRIINIHPSLLPAFPGIDAVGQAHRAGVKVAGITVHYVDEGMDTGPIIAQKAFEIQENDTLEDMEHTIHELEHKWYPSVVKQLLGLNNRGEKA from the coding sequence ATGAAAAAATTTGCGGTATTTGCTTCAGGAAACGGATCGAACTTCGAGGCCATTGCCAAACGCATGAGAGAAGAGAAGTGGGACGCGGAGCTATCGCTTCTCGTGACGGACAAGCCTCAGGCAAAGGCGGTGGAAAGGGCGGAGGCTTTACATATCCCGTCATTCGCCTTTGAACCGTCAGCTTTTGAAAACAAGGCCGCCTTTGAACGGGCCATTATTGAACAGCTTCGTCTGCACGGGGTTGAATTAATCGTTCTCGCCGGCTATATGAGACTGATCGGAGATACGCTGCTTGAAGCATACGGAGGCAGGATTATCAATATACATCCGTCGCTTCTCCCGGCATTTCCGGGCATTGATGCTGTCGGACAGGCGCATCGTGCCGGTGTGAAAGTGGCGGGCATTACCGTTCATTACGTCGACGAAGGCATGGACACCGGACCGATTATCGCGCAAAAAGCATTCGAGATACAGGAAAACGATACGCTTGAAGACATGGAACATACAATACACGAGCTTGAGCACAAATGGTATCCGAGCGTTGTGAAACAGCTGCTGGGACTAAATAACAGAGGTGAAAAGGCATGA